One genomic region from Paraburkholderia azotifigens encodes:
- a CDS encoding ABC transporter substrate-binding protein, with amino-acid sequence MKNSADPRFAPRLAESADLDATRLSANAHGNHAIDEFLAGRLTRRELLRYASVMGMSLAGGSLLAPRSARAQGAAGANATIRVAHLTPAGAVDPMTVTDAASLCLLNQTGEFLIDDDGEKQTLKPALALSWKPNDKGDVWTFKLRENVKFHDGQSFTAKDVAATFDRLADPAAGSAALSTLKGVLSKGNTKVVDEHTVAFHLDAPNGNFPYYVSSDNYNAVILPANYAGNYEKTFIGTGPFKLEKYQAKVGASFVRNPDYWGDKALPQRVQFTFYADQQAQILALQGHQADVMGTFTVQGGQGLINNPEFKVIGVKSSAHRQIHMRVDSPQFKDKRVRQALALSLDRDVIVKGLFKGRAQVGNDSPFAPAFPSSDAGVPQRKIDVAKAKQLLAAAGMPNGFDVTLTTEKYMEIPDLAVVVQNYAKAVGIRINLKVESQSQYYGSGTPGKSDWLDSPLGITDYGSRGVPNVFLSAPLTSGGTWNAAHFKNPQYDKLVADYVAALDIAAQKKVSAQIQTLLLDETPVIFPFFYDQLIAARKQLNGVRFTAIAQLYFDRATLAG; translated from the coding sequence ATGAAGAATTCCGCGGACCCGCGTTTTGCGCCTCGCCTGGCCGAATCAGCTGACCTGGATGCGACGCGCCTCAGCGCCAACGCCCACGGCAACCACGCCATCGACGAATTCCTCGCCGGCCGACTGACGCGCCGCGAACTGCTGCGCTATGCCAGCGTGATGGGGATGTCGCTCGCGGGCGGCAGCCTCCTCGCGCCGCGCAGCGCGCGCGCCCAGGGCGCAGCGGGCGCCAACGCGACGATCCGCGTCGCGCATCTGACGCCCGCGGGCGCCGTCGATCCAATGACGGTCACCGACGCCGCCAGCCTCTGCCTGCTCAATCAGACGGGCGAATTCCTGATCGACGACGACGGCGAAAAGCAGACGCTCAAGCCCGCGCTCGCACTGTCGTGGAAGCCGAACGACAAGGGCGACGTGTGGACCTTCAAGCTGCGCGAGAACGTGAAGTTTCACGACGGCCAGTCCTTCACCGCGAAGGACGTCGCCGCGACCTTCGACCGTCTTGCCGATCCCGCCGCCGGCTCGGCTGCGCTGTCGACCTTGAAGGGCGTGCTGTCGAAGGGCAACACGAAGGTCGTCGACGAACACACGGTCGCGTTCCATCTCGATGCGCCCAACGGTAACTTCCCGTACTACGTCTCCTCGGACAACTACAACGCCGTGATCCTGCCCGCGAACTACGCGGGCAATTACGAGAAGACCTTCATCGGCACGGGCCCGTTCAAGCTCGAGAAGTATCAGGCGAAAGTGGGCGCGTCGTTCGTGCGCAATCCCGACTATTGGGGCGACAAGGCCTTGCCGCAGCGCGTGCAGTTCACGTTCTATGCGGACCAGCAGGCGCAGATTCTCGCGCTGCAAGGCCATCAGGCCGACGTGATGGGCACCTTCACCGTGCAGGGCGGCCAAGGTTTGATCAACAACCCCGAGTTCAAGGTGATCGGTGTGAAGTCGAGCGCGCATCGACAGATCCACATGCGCGTCGACAGCCCGCAGTTCAAGGACAAGCGCGTGCGCCAGGCGCTCGCGCTGTCGCTCGATCGCGACGTGATCGTCAAGGGTCTCTTCAAGGGCCGTGCGCAGGTCGGCAACGACAGCCCGTTTGCGCCCGCGTTTCCGTCTTCGGATGCGGGCGTGCCGCAGCGCAAGATCGACGTCGCGAAGGCGAAGCAGTTGCTTGCGGCGGCGGGCATGCCGAACGGCTTCGACGTGACGCTGACGACCGAAAAGTACATGGAGATTCCCGACCTTGCCGTGGTCGTGCAAAACTACGCGAAGGCCGTCGGCATCCGCATCAATCTGAAAGTGGAGAGCCAGTCGCAGTACTACGGTTCGGGCACGCCGGGCAAGTCGGACTGGCTCGATTCCCCCCTCGGCATCACCGACTACGGCAGCCGCGGCGTGCCGAACGTGTTCCTGAGCGCGCCGTTGACGAGCGGCGGCACGTGGAACGCCGCGCACTTCAAGAACCCGCAGTACGACAAGCTGGTCGCCGACTACGTCGCAGCCCTCGACATCGCCGCGCAGAAGAAAGTGTCCGCGCAGATCCAGACGCTCTTGCTCGACGAAACGCCCGTGATCTTTCCGTTCTTCTACGATCAGCTGATCGCCGCGCGCAAGCAGCTGAACGGCGTACGCTTCACCGCAATCGCGCAGCTGTATTTCGATCGCGCGACGCTCGCGGGCTGA